In the Fusarium falciforme chromosome 6, complete sequence genome, GCGAAGATGGTGTACTAGCAGCGGTTCGCCTTTTCGGAGGTAAAGTCGGGGGAGTTAATCGTTCAGGGGACTGAACTGAGGAAGCAGACACAAAGGTATCATCAGATGAGGCCGAGTCCGGTGTTGACGGCCGTTTCTCTACAGGATCGGGTCTTGGGCGAGAAAGTCTAGGGGCCAGTTGGGGAGCTGAATGCCTTGGCGTAACAGTCCGCGTCTTCTGAACGAAACTCTGGGATTGTACATTCGGCTTGTTCGTTCCTCGAGGCTGCGGCGGCGTAGGCGGACCTGATTTCTTCGTCTTGACTTTGCGTTTCTGGGGATCCGGCGACGGAGGTGAAAGGACTTGAGTTGCTTGACGAGTGATGATTTGCGGTGGTGTCTTTGGCCTCAGCACCGGCTTCGGGGGTCTGGTTGGCTTGGGCGATAGCACCTCTGGAGCTCTTATGGTGGCAGCCAAAGGTGGCGGCGTCACAGGGCGAGGCTTCGGTTTTATTTTCGGCTTGGGTTTTGGCTTGGCCGTTGGAGTATTGTCGAGATATGGCACTGGCTCCTCCGGAATACTCTCGGCCGAGTCTCTAGGCGCCCTAACCGGAGATCTCTTTGGAGAGGCCCGCTTCACGGGGTCGCCCGTTCGAGCCTGCTCGAACATGGAGATGAGGTTCCCCGTAGGTGGAATAGACCCCGAGTCCACAACATCGCCGCTGTGCGATGAGGCGCGCGTCCGTACCTTGGGACTCGGGCTGGCGCTTCGACTGGCCGCCAACGTGGCCGCAATGAAGCTTGCGCTTCTAGCATCCGTCTTCCCAGCGGAACCCGGATGTAGCTGAACAGGACTCGTCCCCAACTGCTTCAACCTAGCAGCAATCGTCGCTCCATTATGCTCAACACCAGTAGCGCTCTCCCCCGTACTCTGTTCGGCGAGCGGCTTGGCCGGGCTCCGCGGGCGTCCGGCTGACGGCGTCAGGGGGCCATTGCCTCTTCGTGAAGGCGGCGGCGCGGGCTTGTTCTTATTGAAGGCGAGCGTTGCGCCCTGGAGGGCGGCTGCGGCGGCATCGGAGGAGCCTGTGGTTTGGCTTGCGACGGGATTCATCGCCGTGAGGGCGACATCGGATGGGGGGCTTGGGTAGAGGATCACGAGGGCATTCGATGGATGTAAGAGAGCGTCGGAGAGGGCGATGACGTAGGATAAGAAGAAAAGTTGAGATTCGTCGGATGAGGAGTGAGATGCGAGATCTCGACGTTGGAGATCAATCGCggggaagttgaagaaggaaggTCGAAGTTGGAATGAAGCTGGGATAAACGCGGCAGCCACGGGAGGAGCTGACATCAACCTGCCACCTGGAGACTTGACTTTCAGGGACCTCGAAGCGACAGTTCCACTTGCGTAATGAGGACGCTAGAAGCTCTCTAGGTTTAGCGGCCGCTGTAAAAACGATTACGCCCCAATTTCCAGGGGTTCTCGCCCCTGACTATTTTTGGACCTTCTTCCCGTTTTTGGTGGCTGCCTGTCATCCAGAGCTTGAGATTCGCGAAGGTTGTCTTTGTTGATGCCAAGATGCCCTTTGAGTGACATCTTTGTGTCTTTCGTATGGAACGCAATCACCTGGACGACAAGTCTCAATAAACAACACTGGGTCAAGATTGCTCAAGGGTTCTACTCCACTCTGCTTCAGAGGTCATGATGGGAGGGGAGTCATGTCTCATGACGAGAGCGCCACAGACATGATCAAGACACTGCGGAAGTTTTCACTTTCATCCTCGGATGTCTTGGAGACGAGACATGATCGATAATGTTTTCAACTCGAGCTATCAGGTAATATATGCATGTACCCATAGACAGTCACGCTAGTCAAGTGGCAAAGCTCAAGTAAGCACTTAAAACAAAGCTTCTTTCTCATGTATTCATCACCTAGGCTTCCATCTTATCATCTGGCTACTCAATTCGCTGTTGCTCGGTTGACACAAGCTCATTTGTACTGTACCTTATCCGGCAACTCATATACCGCCACGGCATTTGAATCAGGAGCCTCGACCGCCCCCGGGACAGACGTCTGGGTGGACGGTGATTGCTGAAATCCTTGGGGCGATGGCGTCTGGTGGAACCCCTGAGGTGAAGGTGACTGCTGGAATCCTTGAGGAGGCGGTGTTTGCTGCCATCCCTGATAAGGCatttgttgctgctggaccATGACGGGATATTGCATCTGTTGCTGGGGAGGAGGTTGAACCTGTTGCACAGGCTGTGCCTTGTTCTTGTCTCGTCGGCGGATCAAGAAAATGGCCAGGACAACAATCGCAATGACTGCAATACCTCCAaccacaccaccaacaatAGCGCCAATGTTGGTCTTGCTACTGCCACCCTTTTCATTACCATCTTCCTCACTAGCATCTTTCTCGCTCTCAGATTCGCTCGAGGCAGTCGGTCCCACCGTCACAGTCTTGGCCGCCTTGGGCTTTGTAGTTTCCGCATCAGACTCTTTTTCGTCCTTGGACTCTTCAGCTGTGGACTCCTTTGTCGATTCGGAAGGCTTTGTCGTCGCAGCTTCGTAGATGGTGACGTCCATGGTTGAAGTAGCAAAGTTGGCTGCTCCGTCGGGAAAGATCATGCTACTAAAGCCGGCAGCCGTATGGCAGGGATACTTCTTGATGCCGTTGGGCATGTAGATGGTGAAGCAGAACGGTCGAGTGTCGAGAGTACTAAGACACAATCCGTGTTAGCAAGTGCTACAATTCCCCTGCCTCTATAAACTCACCAAAACTGAATGTTGGGATCTCGTCGGCAATTATCGTCACACTTGTCCTCGTCCGTGGCATCAGCCTGTCCCACACAAGCCGTCTTGAAATCCTCGATGCCGCAAAAGGCGAGGTTGTACTTGTTGTTCTCCCACATACATGATGTGCCGGGTGAGCAGGTGAAGCTGTAGGTTGTGCTGGGAGTATAGAATCCGCAGAGTGTGTCGGGGGCGACAGTGATGTCGAGTGTCTCCGTCACGGTTCCATCCTCGCGTCTGAAGAGACCTTGGAGAGGTCGAAGAGCGCGAATTCTCGCTGGGGCTGTGGGCTCTGGTCCTTGCGGTGGTACATCAGAGGCATTGGTGTTGTCGAGGAGTGCACATGCTGCTACAGCCGCCACGGCAAGCCATCTCATTGAAGAGCCCATACTGAAGAATGATGAACAAGAATAATGGAGGATAAAAGAAGGTCAAGTTCAGTCCTTCAAGGGAAATTGGCTCTTCAGCCTTGGGAGCGGGCGTGCCGCCATACCATCATGACCCATGTCGAATAAGTAAGTCTAAAGATGGGCTTAACTAGCTTCAAACGCGGCCGGTCCCCTTGGTGCAGCGATGTGATGTCGAGGTGGCTCAGGAGTGAATAAGCGCTTAGGTGCTTTGGGACGGAATGGCGCATTGTTATTTTAAGTGAAAAGAGGCTTGCTTTCATGTTGCACTTGTCAAACTTGAGTTGTTGCAATATATCGCGCTGCTGCGGCTGACGGTTTGAGCTAGATACAACTAAGACGAGCCCTTTCGTTTCCAGATAACTCATTTCTTGAAACTCATTCGAGCAAACATGTTGGACTCGTGTCGAGACAATGCTGAAGGAGCAGGGTTGCGTTGAGGCTGCATCAAATTTGAAGCCATCGACAGAGGAACAAGGATATTGGCTGCTAATACCATACCCCTGTCTCCCCAGTGCCGATCCTCGCAATTTCCCAATTGAACTGGCCTGATATCCATCCGAACTCAGCCCTGCCAGGCGTGTCGAGGCATGCAACTTTGGTTTCATATAAAGACCTCAGAGAGTAGCATCCATCTACCCTTTTCAGTTGGATACAAGCCGAGTTGCTTCTGGTGATTTCAAATTGTGCGCTACATCTTCCGACTCTTTACCCACAGATTGCTCATGATGAATATCCATGACTAGTTGAAGGGCCAATGGCCGCTTGGTCGAGACAGCCGAACTTGCCAACCATCTTCAATCTTTTCGACTTGCACATGGATAGCAACCGGAGTGTTGGTTGGACGATGCACCCACATACCTTCTCCCAGATTGTCCTGCCCTCGTTCGTAGAAATGGCCAGCCAGTTCCCTGCTCGCAATTTGACGGAGATCAGCCTTCCCAATGCTAGCCATGGCGTTTGACCAGCTTGCCCATTTCTTCTCGACAATGTCATGCTGCACCACGGCGTCGGTTCCCAGAAGGTGGAAGAGGATCAAGAGGGGGCAGGACTGGCCATTGCCCAAGTCCACATCCAGCTCTACCATGCCCTGCGCCGTATGTATAAATGCCTCTCTGTATGGGTCCCATTGTCTTCTTGGGCAGACATTGACTATGCTGAAGGGGCCCGAAGTGGACACATGAATCATAGACGAGGCCAGACTTGTGGCTGCACTCCCCCAGGAAATGACGTTGATCTGTTCTGGGGGCAGCCATCTTCCTTCAAGCTCGTCAAGCTCGTCAAGCTTAGTCTGGAACAGCTGGTCGGTCTTGACTCTGGCATAGCCGTCTGGAAGTTTCTCGAGAAATATCCCCCCCTGGGCGCCGGTCGAATCCGGCATCTCTTTGAAAAGGTTCAGGGGCATAAAAAGCCCTTGTCCCTTGACAACCAGGAGCTCCATATCGTCAAAGATGACACCCCGGTTCGACACCCGCACATCTCCAGAGTAAAGCCTGTACATGGAGCCTTCAGACGAAGCGTACGCGAACTCGTTGGGGCTGCGCGCGAATATGCCCCGAATCTCGGCACTTTCATCGGCGTCGGTTTTCCAGGCGAACAGGGTGAGGTCGGCGACACGTTGGCAGATCTCTTCCTGCAATCTCAAAAAGGCCttttctccttctccgtAGAGCATCGGTAGGTTGACATCAAAGATGCCAAACAGGCAATACGCGATGTCTTCGGCTCTTGTGGTCTCCCTCCCCGCCGCCCACGACATACGATAGACGACGTCAATTGTGCTGATATCACATTCGCCCAGAAGAACGTCTGAATCGATTCTTGTAATCTTGGAGATAACCTCGTGAAGTTCAATTTTCGAGCCGAGAGACTCCCAATCTCGGTTGTAAAAAGTAAGAAACCTGGGCGCGATGAGCTCCTGCAGCGTCCATCCGCGAGTAAACCACCTGCAACGACCGAAACTTGAGTCGACGGTGGTTTGGTGATAGTCGGAGAGATATGCGTAGCAGTATTGCGCATCCTTGTACCAGCGAAAcatggagttgatggcctcggacAGCTCAGCGCTGCTGGACTTGTCGATGCAGCAGGTATCGACCCAGGCGTAGCGATAACCTTGGCTCTTGGCGAAAAGGCAAGTCATTTCTATCTTGGCAAATCCTTTCCTCGTTCTGGCGAATCCAAGATCCTGAAACTCTTGGAACgagacctcttcctcctcccagGTATGAGAGAGGATGGCATACTCGACGGTTTCGGGGTTAACCACAGACTCGAGCCTCAAAGTATCAGTATTGATGAGCCACATGTTAAAAGGCTTTGACGGGGCTGGTGAGTTACAGACTGCGTTTCAGTGGTGGGGAGCGAGTTATAAGAAGTCTGTCGATTGTTGCAAGGTTGGAAAAGGTCGAGAGACCGGAATCAGGCTGTGGGAAACGAGGCAGATTCCTGTCCTGTTGTGACCATGCAGTCAGCCCAAACATTCAGCCAAGCCATGGATGTTGGTGACCAGGCTGGCGCTTAACTAGATTCATGTGCCCTCTCAGAGACACTCACACGATTGGGCAGATTACGAGGGGGATTTGCTCGGCAGCATACAAAATTCTATGTCTCCTTTTATATTCCTTGCCAAGTATCTTTTGGAAGTCTTTCTTCTGAAAAGTCAATTCGTCTTGTTTATATAGGCCACAGCATGGTTACCAGAGGTTACAACCGCTCGGCTCAGTGCATAAGTATCTCTATATTTTACGACTAAACGTATTATGCACATGCTGCTCAGACTATCCAACGCCGTCTTAAATTGGTAGTCAACTCTGTATAAACTGGTTGGAGTTAACTCAACGCTTCCAAAGGCGAATGACATTCCGTATTGAGATAAGGTGCCTCCATAGCTATTTTCCAGCTACCCAACTGTATGTCTTCTTCAATCTGAACAAGATGACCGTCGTACAAATCCCACAGAGAACCCGTCGTCTCTCCTCAGTCTCACCTTATACTTGCCCACACGCTTCTCAATACCATCAGGCTCATCCAGGCCCTTGCTAGCCTGCTGCCTTATCTCTTCATCAACTTCCATACAGACAGGTAAAAGAGGGTCATCCTTCCATGGTCTCACGCCAATCTTCGCAGTCCGCACAATCTCAACAACAAGATGGACCATAGAAGCACCCACCATGACCGCTGGGTATACGATCCACCCCCATCTCACCACGATAACAACTTGACTTGTGATGGCTGTGTCCCAGTACCGTGCGTCTGTTGGCGAGTCAATGCTGTTGATCCGCACGGCATTTGTCAAACTGTTTGTGAGACGATCCATCCAAGCGTTAATGTCATCGAAGGCGTTGGACAAGCTAAGAGCAAATTCTGTCTCCCTTACTCCATAGGTACCAATGCTGCCTTCAAAGGTTGTTGTTGCAAATTCCCTTACATCATAAAGCAACGCCCAATCCACGGTATATTAGTCGCCCGTGGCCGTGCCCATAGAAGACGGTATGTTGGCGAACGTGACATTGTCGGACAAGTATGATTTGTGATCAATCGGTACTTCGCTCCAGGTTTCCGTGATCCTGTCACTCAACTCGCCCATTTCGACCCGGATTTCCCGTGTCTGAAGGCAATACCACAGCGCATACTCGGCGACAATAGAGTCGTTGGTCATCACCATCGGTTGTGCCGTTATCCTGCTTTCCGAGACACCGATGGCGCCAAACTCAGCAATCGCATTAAACGCCTCACGTCTTGGTATGTTTGGGGATGAGGTGAAGACACGACCAGAACCTGGGCCGGTGGTGAAATGCTTGCCAATACGAAAGGGGTATGGAGGGCCGCATGCATCTCTTTGCAGTGTCGTGCCATTAGGTATATCCAGTGCGCACGTCGTCTCGTTCACATAGGTGAAGCGGAGATCATCTGTAACATCCAGACAAGTCCCACAAACGCCGATTGTCGGGATAATTGGCCATGTACAATTCCCGGTCGGGCATTGCACTTGTGGTATGCCGGTGCTGAGTGCCATAAAGCCATTGTAGGCGGCAATCTTAGTAGCCTGTACTGCGCATCCGGCAGCTATCAGTATATGCAGATGCAGCAAGGAAGCAAGAGTTCATAGGTAAGGCCAGGACAATATGAATAGTGTAACCGACTCACGGTAATCCTCATCAGACCCCATATTTCAGCCACGTCGTGCGAGCAACCTGTCCGGTAGCCGTTGCAGAACGAGGCTCGATCTGGTCAGTACGCAAAGTCACCAGCTGTTGAGAAAATAGACCGAACGCCTGGGATAGAATCAGGAGTGCTGCTCCAAAGCAAGCTACATGGCTAGAATCACCTGTTATCTTCTGTAACTTCAATCAAGAATAGGCATGTTACTTACCTTCCCTTGAACTGGTACAGAAGTCGAGCACTCCCCCAACTTCCTCTTGAAGCCTCATCTAGCAACGCATGATCTTTGAGAGGGAAGTAGTCCGTCCCACGGCGACTCGAGAACCGGTTCCACTTTGCCTGGGCGAGAAGGCTGCCTACCGTACACATCAATGAGGTACGACACATCGTCGACAATGTGGCGATCAGGGCGTTGAGTGTCAAGGTCTGACTCGGCCAGCTATCTTGTGGTTTGCCGTTGTAGCGTGCAAGCACTCCAACTTGCGCCGCGAGGCTGGCCAAGGAAAGAAGGCAACAAAGTATTTCCAGAAACCACCAACTAAGCACCGACGGTGGTTTTGGGGTTTTTGCAGTTGTTGGCGATGCGTCCTCGAAAGTGCGCGTCGCATTTTTTCGCCTCTGCTCAGACTCTTCAATAGAATCGTCCGCGAGGAGTCGGATGCGTTGATGGTCTGCTCTCTCAGCAGTCTGAACATCTGCATCTGGCCGCCCTAGGGCCGATTGCGGTGGCGACTCTGGTTGATGGCCGTCTACATGAGACATCGTTGAGCCAACCCTGTAAGACGTGGTTGGACAAGAGGAAGGCCAAAGAGCCAAAGCAAGTCATTTAAAGACTTCACTTTTATGGCACAGTCGAATGCAGGACTCGTTGCCAAGCGTAGGCGGTCGATCTGTCGTTGTTCACCCAATTAGCACCCATAGAGGTGCTTCCTGTGTCTTGCTTATGAACGAGTGAAGCCTCTGGTTTGCTCAACCTGCATGGAAACAAGGCGGATTTATTCAGTTAGCCTTGATCTGCATCGTGCAAAGGAAGGCGGAGTAAGGCCGCCCTGATGTTATCATTGGGTGATAGGGGTGCAATGGGCAAACCAAAACAGGCATCGATCTCGGAGATGGACTCAATTTTACACTATGACATTTTTCTAGTTCTTTCCCGAATCCTCCTTCAGTGATACAATACGGTTCAGCACAATCTTGTCGTCTGTGCTGTCCGAGTCCATAGCCTGCAAGCACGTTAGTTGGGTTTCTTCTACTAGGGCAATGAGTACTCACAAAGTAAGCAACACGCATGGCCTGGAATCGGACGGTTTCCGGTCCGCTATCTTCGCTCGTTTCACCTGCGGTAACAGGCCAGGGAGCCCTCTGGCGAACCTCGTTGAATCCCTCCTCGATCAGAGCATCAGTGTAGACAACCTCGCTGTTGGGGTTGATGTCGTTCAGGAAGCCACCCTCAACGCTGGTCGGGTCATCCGACTTGAAGAGAGGGCTGTGCACTCGAACCTCCAGCTTTATGGAGCCATCGGGCACCCACTGGATGTATGTCTTGGGCTTGCTCTCCTTGTCGAACACAGCCTTGATGCTGGTAACCTTGCCCGACTCGTCCTTCTCGAAGGATGTGGCCTTGATCGGGTGGGGGGCGTTGAGGAGACCGACAGTCTTTCCAGGGGCCAACCGGAAGTAGCCCTTGATGTCCTCCTCGCGGAAATCGGATCGGTCGATGTAGACAGTCTTTGTCAGGCGGACCTTGTGGTTGCCAAACTTGGGGTCCTTGGGGGAGTAAGGAACATCGAGCTCCTGGGTCTCCTCAAGGTCTTCGATGGTGACGGCGACAGGGTCCAGGACAAGCATCAGACGGGGCACCGTGTTTTCAAGGTAACGGCGAACACTCTGCTCAAATCGGGTGATCTGGATGAGGGTCTTGGCAGTGGTGACACCAAGCTCGTTGACAAAGGACAAGAGGGCACCAGGGGGGATACCTCTACGTCGAATGGCAATCAGAGTGTAGAGGCGAGGGTCGTCCCAGCCTCGGACAATACCACCCTCGACCAACTTCTTCAGTGCTCGCTTGCTCATGATGGTTCCGCTAACGTTGAGTCGGCCTATAAGATTTCATGTTAGAGTAACCAACCCACTCGTCCGATATAGTTCGCCTTACCAAACTCGCGCTGCATAGGCTCGTACACCTCAAGTGTCTTGTTCAACCACTCATAGCTCTCTCGGGACAGAATGAACTCTGTAGTGCAAAGACTGTGGGTAATGCCCTCGAAGCTGTCGCAAAGGCAGTGTGTGAAGTCATAGGTAGGGAAGATCTTCCACTCGGGAGCTCGGTGGTgaggcttctgcttcttgggtATCCGGTACGCGGCAAGATCCCACATCTGAGGGTTTCCGCTGGTGATGTCCTGCTTCATGCGGAGGAACGCGGCCATGGGCTCGTATTTGCCGTCATGCATGTCCTGGAACTTCTGGAGGTTCGTCTCGACGTCCTGCTCGGCGTGCTTGCATCGGTACCGAGGGCCCTCCTTGCCATCCTTTCCTCCACGCTGGAGCTTGATCTCAGCCTCGTTGCAGTGGCAGACATaagccttctccttcttgatgagctccttGGCAAGGTCGAACAGCTTCTGGAAGTTGTCACTCGAGTAAGTGATGTCGGCGGGAGTGAAGCCTTGCAGAATTCGCATTAGATTCGGGCTTCAAACAAACTGACACCAAAAACTCACCCAGCCACTTGATAATCTTCAGGATCCATTCAAAGTagacttcctcctcttcgtcggGGTTCGTATCGTCGTATCTTGGCCTTCGTCAATCGTAGCTCTCACCCTTCGACACCTGTAACGTACCTAAGAATCTACCAGCAATTAGTTTCATGTTTCAGCTCCATACCAAGGGGTTCGAGCTTACCGTCTTGCCACCGTGGAAACGCGCAAAGCCAAAGTCAATGGCAATGGCCTTGGCATGACCCAGATGAAGATATCCGTTCGGCTCGGGAGGGAATCGGGTGACGACAGGCTTGACAGGTCGCTCCTTGTAGACGTCGGAGAGGAAGCCCTGCTTGAACATGGCATCGGGATCCAGCTGGGTGGGCTCCtgggccttgggcttgggggcgGCAGCGGGCTTGGGATCCTTCGCCTTCTGCTCCCGCGCGGCCTGGGCAGCTGCCTTCTTGGCTCGCTTCTGAGTgcgcttcttcagctcattCCTCGTGACCTGCTCTCCCGTCACCTCGTCAAGGACCAGCTTGACAGTGCCCTCGGTCACCTCAGCGACTGGGTCCGACATGGTGAGAAATGGTCTCGAGGTCGATCGATCGGTATTTCTATCGTCGTCTGCTCTCGCAGTCTCGGTACTCGTGGAGGTAGCTCAAGTTTGTTTGATCTTTGAAGTCGTGGTGGGGTTATTTTCTGGCGGTGGAAACTTATCATCGGAAGATGCTTGGTGGGGGAGGGGCGATGCGCACAGTCATACGCCGCAATTGGATGGGATTGACTCATACAGATAAGCGATAAGCAAGACAGCAGTGCCTAAGGTACAGCAAGCTGAGAATATGTCTGTTGATGTAACACCAATATGTGCCTAGAAATTGAGCTGGATTTGTTCAGGAACCTAATTATGCGACCGTTGAATCCTGCTGGCTGTAAGATAGGTGATTCAGTCCACCACGTAGCCCACGACCCGGCCTAAAGCTGGCGGATTGATTTCTTGGCCATTGGGTTCAAGTTCCTAATCTAGGGTTAATTATCCGTCCAAGGGACTCTCAGAGCTTCAAAGGGCTTACCGTCAGAGATTACAGGTGGATATATAGACCCAGGCATTGGGTAATTGGTGACAGGAACAGTTAAGACATTGGAATGGCATACCTTCCTCTCCAAGCCAAAATAAAGACTATTCCATCTTGATATCCTTTCCAAAATCCAAGCCCGGATCCATACTTGGAGGGTTGTATAATTGGATCTTAAGAGCGCGAAACGGCTTCGCATAGATTGGTGACCGGGTGAGTATCTGATTACCCTACGCCGAAGGCCCGAACATATTTGAACCCAGACACAAACTTGGAACATCACCACATGTTTTTAGACATCATAGGAAGGTCGGTCTTATTTTTGACTGCCGGAAAAAGACCAAGCGGGACCGTTAACTAG is a window encoding:
- a CDS encoding Glutamine--tRNA ligase produces the protein MSDPVAEVTEGTVKLVLDEVTGEQVTRNELKKRTQKRAKKAAAQAAREQKAKDPKPAAAPKPKAQEPTQLDPDAMFKQGFLSDVYKERPVKPVVTRFPPEPNGYLHLGHAKAIAIDFGFARFHGGKTILRYDDTNPDEEEEVYFEWILKIIKWLGFTPADITYSSDNFQKLFDLAKELIKKEKAYVCHCNEAEIKLQRGGKDGKEGPRYRCKHAEQDVETNLQKFQDMHDGKYEPMAAFLRMKQDITSGNPQMWDLAAYRIPKKQKPHHRAPEWKIFPTYDFTHCLCDSFEGITHSLCTTEFILSRESYEWLNKTLEVYEPMQREFGRLNVSGTIMSKRALKKLVEGGIVRGWDDPRLYTLIAIRRRGIPPGALLSFVNELGVTTAKTLIQITRFEQSVRRYLENTVPRLMLVLDPVAVTIEDLEETQELDVPYSPKDPKFGNHKVRLTKTVYIDRSDFREEDIKGYFRLAPGKTVGLLNAPHPIKATSFEKDESGKVTSIKAVFDKESKPKTYIQWVPDGSIKLEVRVHSPLFKSDDPTSVEGGFLNDINPNSEVVYTDALIEEGFNEVRQRAPWPVTAGETSEDSGPETVRFQAMRVAYFAMDSDSTDDKIVLNRIVSLKEDSGKN
- a CDS encoding HET domain-containing protein — translated: MWLINTDTLRLESVVNPETVEYAILSHTWEEEEVSFQEFQDLGFARTRKGFAKIEMTCLFAKSQGYRYAWVDTCCIDKSSSAELSEAINSMFRWYKDAQYCYAYLSDYHQTTVDSSFGRCRWFTRGWTLQELIAPRFLTFYNRDWESLGSKIELHEVISKITRIDSDVLLGECDISTIDVVYRMSWAAGRETTRAEDIAYCLFGIFDVNLPMLYGEGEKAFLRLQEEICQRVADLTLFAWKTDADESAEIRGIFARSPNEFAYASSEGSMYRLYSGDVRVSNRGVIFDDMELLVVKGQGLFMPLNLFKEMPDSTGAQGGIFLEKLPDGYARVKTDQLFQTKLDELDELEGRWLPPEQINVISWGSAATSLASSMIHVSTSGPFSIVNVCPRRQWDPYREAFIHTAQGMVELDVDLGNGQSCPLLILFHLLGTDAVVQHDIVEKKWASWSNAMASIGKADLRQIASRELAGHFYERGQDNLGEGMWVHRPTNTPVAIHVQVEKIEDGWQVRLSRPSGHWPFN
- a CDS encoding EH domain-containing protein, with protein sequence MSAPPVAAAFIPASFQLRPSFFNFPAIDLQRRDLASHSSSDESQLFFLSYVIALSDALLHPSNALVILYPSPPSDVALTAMNPVASQTTGSSDAAAAALQGATLAFNKNKPAPPPSRRGNGPLTPSAGRPRSPAKPLAEQSTGESATGVEHNGATIAARLKQLGTSPVQLHPGSAGKTDARSASFIAATLAASRSASPSPKVRTRASSHSGDVVDSGSIPPTGNLISMFEQARTGDPVKRASPKRSPVRAPRDSAESIPEEPVPYLDNTPTAKPKPKPKIKPKPRPVTPPPLAATIRAPEVLSPKPTRPPKPVLRPKTPPQIITRQATQVLSPPSPDPQKRKVKTKKSGPPTPPQPRGTNKPNVQSQSFVQKTRTVTPRHSAPQLAPRLSRPRPDPVEKRPSTPDSASSDDTFVSASSVQSPERLTPPTLPPKRRTAASTPSSPSREVRRHRPQSSSVTNLPLESLTSAIVAGSLASARLTPHNTGGSLAPQLPRRQKSPRMMQTLRQPAKASDEDLDRHKKKPLHKLHSSGKHSHHEGSRKKWREEITPRERKRYEAVWASNRGLLLDYPNSPLDAMDNDPSKYVVNVIAREIWKRSRLPADELAEVWDLVDRKGRGILGRAEFVVGMWLIDQRLRGRKIPAKVSDSVWGSANGMKVIKPRVK